Sequence from the Candidatus Delongbacteria bacterium genome:
TACAGCTTCCATTCCAGTGTCGCCGGAAGGGCATTCGGCAGAGCATGCCTGCCGCTGAGGACCGCCGCACGGTATCTGGCGTGCCCCACATCCATGGGCAGGGCGGCATATCCGATGTCCCAGCCGTCGTCACCCTGCAGCAGCAGATCCAGTTCGCTTCGTGTGGACGGACGCAGGCGCAGACTGGCGTAGGCATCCACCCTGCGATGACCGCTGTGGGGCTCCTCGCCCTCGGGGCTGAGATAGTTTCCCGCTTCCTCAAAGGAGGAGTGGATGCGAAGCGCACTGCGCGGACGGCTCAGCTCCATGGCCAGGGAGCTGCCCGCCCGGTTCAGCGCATCGGCGGCCCCCAGGCTGAGATGGTGACGCAACAGGGGTTCGGGACTGAAGTGCGCCGGCAGATGATGCAGCTCGATGCTGCCACCCATGCTGCTGCCCAGTCGGCTGTCGAAACCGCCCTGTCGCACGATTGCCCGGTCCACCGCTTCCAGATCCAGATAGCTGGTCACCGGGTCCATCCGGTCGGTGCAGGCCCCGTGCACCACCATGCCGTCCACGCGCAACTGCAGGCGTGACGCACTCAGCCCGCGGATCACGGGGTCCGGGGCAAACGCCCCACGGCGGATCAGACTGATGCCTTCCACCTGCTCCAGGGCCTGCTCCGTGGTGAATGCCCGCTGTCGTTCCTGCTGGAAGCGGGATTCCTCGGCACCTGGCGCCGGGCCCATCACAACCAGAGTCTCCAGGCTGAGCAACCGGGGCTCCAGCCGGATCCGCATCGTGTCACCCATCGCGGGCAAGGGCAGACTCCGGCTCGCATAGGCAATATGGGTCACGAGCAGATGGTCGGTGCCTGGAGGAATCTCCAGCACGAATCGCCCATCGTCTCCGGTGCTGCCCGCGGGTTGATTGCCGGGCCAGATCAGGTGTGCGCCAGTGATCGGACGGGCATCGCGAGCGTCCAGGATCTGGCCGCGAACAACTGGGGAGCCTGGGCTGGGCGGCGCGGCCAGAAGCCACGCCGCCAGCACCGGAGCCCACCCATGCAGTGGGAGTTTCATCGTCCGTCGCCTCAGAATTCGAAAGTGAACACGGCGTTGCCAATCTGGCCCAGCTGACTGTCTTCGAATGTGAATGTGAGCTGCCAGTCACCGGTCATGTTCAGTCCGACGACACCGTCATAGCGACCTGCGGCCAGATGCACGGGGGCCACATTTCCATTGCTCCCGTGACCCATCGAGGGCATCAGCGTGGTCAGCGTGGTCGTCAGATTCTCCACGGGAGGAAAGGACATCATGCTCGCGCGCTTCGCCACCCAGAGGGTCACCGGGTTCTGCCCCACGATGGGGTGCTCCAGTCCGTCCAGCGAAATGAAGTAGCCGACCGTATCGCCGTTGGCCACATGGGTGAAGCTTTTCTGCCAGGGCGTGCTGTGCACGGTCACCGCGGGGAACGCGAATTCCACGGGGTCGCCGGTCGCGGGGTCCAGCTGCAGGCCCAGATCCCAGGTGCCCATGGGTCCCGAGGCCATGATGAACATCACACGGCCCCGGTAGAGACCCGGATGGTCGGCCAGTTCTTCCATGGCCCCCACCGGACAGCTGTGCTGCATCTCGCTCATGTGCATCATGGGTATCAGGGTCAGACTGGCACCCGTCAACGGCTGGCCCTCGTGCAGGATGCGGATCGTCAACTCGTTGTCACCGGTGCCCAGGGCGTCCGTCGTGTAGCAGGCGAATGTGTCGCTGCCCAGTGTGGTGTCGGCCACCATGGTCAGTTCGTCCAGAGGATTGCTGCTGGCTGCGGGATCGTCGTCGGAATCGCAGGCCTGAAAGAGCATGCCCAGAGAAAGAAGTGGCAACAGACGCAGAATCAGAGGGTACATGGGAGGTGTTCCTTTCCAGAGAGAAGGGGAGTGCAGGCAGCCGCGCGGGCGTCAGGCGCGAACCTGCCGCATCCATCGCGGTGCCATGTGCGAATCGTTTCGATCCAACCGGCGTGGAAATGGCGTCACGAACGCGGAGAGCCATCCGACGATCCGCGCTGACGCAGGAAACCGGTCAAGTCAGAACCATGGTGTGGAAAGGGGGATCAGGAGGGCGGTGAGGGCTGCGCGGGCAACGCGCGTGAAAGATGATTGGCGCTGGATGGAAACTCGAACCGTGTGCTCCGCGGGGCAGCCAGGGCGGGCCCGGCAGCGGGCAGCAGCATGGCGGAATAGCTTGGCGCGGGACTCTCGAACTCGCGTGTGTGCGCCTTCTGGCATCCGCAGCTGATCTCGTGAAGATTGCGCGGGTTGAGGCAGGAATCGGCTGCATCGGGGTGCTGGCTGCAGGCGCAGCCACAGTTGCAGTGCGGCATCCCGGCCTGAGTACCGTGGTGAATCGAGACTCGCGGCAGCCCCGTGTTGCCCAGCTGCAGGCCGAAGCACACCAGCAGCAGACAATGGAACAGGATGCGCAGAATCGAGCGGATCGGCACGGTGTTGGACTCCTTTGGCAACGGGCACGGCCCGCAAAGCGGCTGCAGTTTACTCAGACACCGCAGGAGAATCAACCATCGCCTCCCGTTGACCCACCACAGCCCGTCAAGAGCTTTGATACCTTGCGCGCACCCGGCGTCCGCAACTCACCCATCGACGGACTGTCCGGCCATCAGCGAGGAGTGTTCATGCTCACCCAGTTGCGCCGTTCCGGGCATGGCCCCCTGTTGAGTCCTGCCCAGCTGCCGCCGGGGCTGCCCTCTTTTCTGCAGGATGCCAGTTCGGTGTTCAATCCCGGAGCGATCCGGCTGGACGACGGCTCCACCGTGCTGCTGCTGCGCGTGCAGAGCCGCGGGCGCGAGACGGCGCTGTTGCGGGCAAACGCGCGGCCCGGCCAAGCATTCGACATCTCTCCCGACCCTGTGCGCCTGCGTGGACTGGAGCGGATTCCGGGGCAGGTCTTCCATATCTATGACCCGCGCATCACGCGGCTCGAAGGCGAGCTGCTGGTCGTGCTGGCGCTGGACACCGATCGGGGAGGTCGCCTGGCGATCGCCCGCGGTCACGACCTGCAAGAGCTGGAGCTGGTGGGGCTGACCGGCGACGAGGATACCCGCAACGGCGTGCTCTTTCCCGAGCGCATCGGCGGACGGATCTGGCTGCTGGATCGTCCCAATCGCGCCCAGACTCCCGGCGAACCGGCCAGCGGCGAGAGCATTCGCGCCCTGAGCTCCACGGACCTGCGTGAATGGCGCGAAGAGGGCGTGCTCTTCAGTGGCCGGCCCCATTACTGGGACGAGCGCATCGGGGCCGGACCGCCCCCGCTGAAAGTGCGCGAGGGCTGGCTGCTGATGTACCACGGTGTGGCCACCCATTTCGGGGCCGCCGGCATCTATCAGGCCGGGGTGGCGCTGCTGGACCGCGAGAATCCCACCCGGGTGCTGGCCCGCTGCCGCGAGAACATTCTCGAGCCGCGCGAGCCCTGGGAACTGGTGGGCCAGGTGCCCAATGTGGTCTTTCCATCGGGTTGGACCGTGTCTCACCAGGATACCGACGGCTGCGCGCCGCCCGATGCCGAAATCAGCGTGTATTACGGAGCCGCCGACACCTGCGTCGGGCATGCCCGCTGCACGGTGGGCGAGCTGGTGGAGGCCTGCGGGCCGATTGCATGATCGACATTGACCGACTCTTTACTGTGGTGGATTCATGACGAACCCGAGAATTCTCGCGCTGGACATCGGCGGCACCAACACCGCCATGGGACTGCTCGACTCCGGCTGCATCCTGCGTCACGGACACAGCCTGCCCACCGGCGCGGAAGATGGCCCGCGTGTGCTGCTGGAGCGCTGCCTGGCCTGGGCCGCCTCCTGTGGGGTGCCACGACCGGAGATCATCTCGATCGGCGCACCCAATGCCGATGCCCGCAGCGGCTGGATCCAGAGTCCGCCCAACCTGCCCTGGGGAGATGTGGACCTGCGTGCTCTGGTGGGTGAGGTCTGCCCCGGATGCCTGGCCGTGATCCACAACGACGCCAGCGCGGCGGCGTGGGGCGAGGCGACCCACGGCGCGGGTCACGGACTGAGCGACTTCGTGCAGCTGACCCTGGGCACGGGGCTGGGCGGGGGCCTGATCTGCGACGGCAAGCTGGTGCTGGGCGCGCGCGGCTTCGCCGGGGAAATCGGGCACCTGATCGTGCACCCCGGCGGGCGCCTCTGCGGCTGTGGACGCCAGGGCTGCCTGGAGCGCTATGTCTCGGCCAGCGGGCTGCACCAGACCGCGCTGGAACTGGGCTGTGTCGAGCCCTTCAGCGCGCGCTCCCTCCAGGACGACGCCAACGCGGGCGAGATCTTCGCGCTGGACGCCTATCGCATCACGGGGGAAACCCTGGGAGTGGCGCTGGCCGAGCTGGCCGCGATCCTCGATCCCGCGGCCTTCGTGATCAGTGGCGGGCTGGCCGCCGCGGGCGAGCTGTTGCTGGGCCCTGCCCGTGCCACCATGGAAGCCCGCATGCTGCCCGTGCTGCGCGGCCGGGTCGAGCTGCGCACCAGCGCGTTCAAGGGCGCCCATGCTGCCCTGCTGGGCCTGGCCGAGCTGGGCTTGGCGGCGAGGAACCTATCCGATACTCCCTGAGCGAGTCCATTTGACCGCGTCTCTTGCGAACCGTTTTCCAAGCATTTCAATTCATTGAACTTATGGCAGAAGTTTGATTCTGCTGGCAGCAGGATCTCCAGAATCCAGGACCCTGGGCGTCTTTTGCGCGGAAGCAATTCGATCTATTTGCTTCCACGTGTGGAAGCAAATCAATACATTTGCTTCCGTTCGTGAAAGCAATTCGTGCATGTACGACCGGAGGCTTCATGGAGATTCCGAGACATCTGCTTGCAGCCGCCCGGGACAGGTTGCTGCCGGGCAAGGTGCTGCTCCTGATGGGTGCTCGCCGGACCGGCAAGACAACGTTGAGCCGACATCTTCAGGCAAGCTGGCCAGGTTCCAGCCTTTCGCTGAACGGGGATGATCTGTCCGTTCAGCAGGCCCTGGCATCCCGCAGTGAAAAGAATCTGCAGGCACTGGTCGGGGACGCGACCCTGCTGGTTCTGGACGAAGCACAGACGGTGCCGGATGTGGGTGCCATCCTCAAACTGCTGGTGGATACACAACCCAACCTGGCCGTTCTGGCGACGGGGTCCTCAAGTTTCGATCTGGGCCGTCGCACGGGGGAGCCGCTGACCGGCCGCAGTCAACGACTGACCCTTTATCCCTTGGCACAGTGTGAACTGGCACCGATGGAAAGCAGTATCCAGACAAGCAATCTTCTGGGGACCCGCCTTGTATACGGTGGATACCCCGAGATCGTGACCGCGCCCAGCGAACAGCAACAGCGAGAACTGCTGCTGGAGCTGGTCAACGCCTACCTCTTCAAGGACATTCTCCAGTACGATGGTCTGCGGCGTGCCGACAAGCTGGCACGACTCCTGCAGCTTCTGGCGATGCAGATCGGCCGGCAGGTTTCCCTTGAAGAACTGGGCCGTCAGCTGGGCCTGGGGCGCAATACGGTGGAACGCTATCTGGACCTGCTGGAGCAGTGTTTTGTCGTGATGCGCCTGGGAGGATTCAGCAGGAACCTGCGCAAGGAAATCAGCAAGACCTCACGCTGGTACTTCGTGGACAATGGTGTGCGCAACGCGCTGATCCGCAATTTCAATCCTCCTCCCCTGCGAGACGATGTGGGAGCCCTCTGGGAAAACTACCTGATGCTGGAACGGATGAAACGGCTTGAATACGAGCGCCGGTTCGCGAATCGTTGGTTCTGGCGAACCCACGATCGTCAGGAAATCGACCTGGTGGAAGAAGAGGGCGGGCAGCTTTCCGGTTGGGAATTCAAATGGGGCAAACCCGGCCACGAGCGCGCACCCCGGGCCTGGCAAGACGCTTATCCGGGAGCTGGGTATCGTGTGATCCATCCTCAGGACTATCTTGAGTTCATCACCATTCCTGGAGGTTTCGACAGTCCCGGCCCGGACTGACAGGAACTGTCCCATGTAGCGGAGTCCTTCGCCACACGAGGTCTCATGACTCACACGCCACCTTTCACCCTGTTGCTGATCCAGCACTCCCACACGGATGTGGGGTACACGGCGCTGCAGCCGACCATCGCCCATGCGCATGCGCGCTTTCTGCGTCAGGCGCTCGAGATTCACCAGCGCCA
This genomic interval carries:
- a CDS encoding ATP-binding protein, with amino-acid sequence MEIPRHLLAAARDRLLPGKVLLLMGARRTGKTTLSRHLQASWPGSSLSLNGDDLSVQQALASRSEKNLQALVGDATLLVLDEAQTVPDVGAILKLLVDTQPNLAVLATGSSSFDLGRRTGEPLTGRSQRLTLYPLAQCELAPMESSIQTSNLLGTRLVYGGYPEIVTAPSEQQQRELLLELVNAYLFKDILQYDGLRRADKLARLLQLLAMQIGRQVSLEELGRQLGLGRNTVERYLDLLEQCFVVMRLGGFSRNLRKEISKTSRWYFVDNGVRNALIRNFNPPPLRDDVGALWENYLMLERMKRLEYERRFANRWFWRTHDRQEIDLVEEEGGQLSGWEFKWGKPGHERAPRAWQDAYPGAGYRVIHPQDYLEFITIPGGFDSPGPD
- a CDS encoding glycoside hydrolase family 130 protein, whose protein sequence is MLTQLRRSGHGPLLSPAQLPPGLPSFLQDASSVFNPGAIRLDDGSTVLLLRVQSRGRETALLRANARPGQAFDISPDPVRLRGLERIPGQVFHIYDPRITRLEGELLVVLALDTDRGGRLAIARGHDLQELELVGLTGDEDTRNGVLFPERIGGRIWLLDRPNRAQTPGEPASGESIRALSSTDLREWREEGVLFSGRPHYWDERIGAGPPPLKVREGWLLMYHGVATHFGAAGIYQAGVALLDRENPTRVLARCRENILEPREPWELVGQVPNVVFPSGWTVSHQDTDGCAPPDAEISVYYGAADTCVGHARCTVGELVEACGPIA
- a CDS encoding ROK family protein — protein: MTNPRILALDIGGTNTAMGLLDSGCILRHGHSLPTGAEDGPRVLLERCLAWAASCGVPRPEIISIGAPNADARSGWIQSPPNLPWGDVDLRALVGEVCPGCLAVIHNDASAAAWGEATHGAGHGLSDFVQLTLGTGLGGGLICDGKLVLGARGFAGEIGHLIVHPGGRLCGCGRQGCLERYVSASGLHQTALELGCVEPFSARSLQDDANAGEIFALDAYRITGETLGVALAELAAILDPAAFVISGGLAAAGELLLGPARATMEARMLPVLRGRVELRTSAFKGAHAALLGLAELGLAARNLSDTP